Proteins found in one Panicum hallii strain FIL2 chromosome 4, PHallii_v3.1, whole genome shotgun sequence genomic segment:
- the LOC112890377 gene encoding uncharacterized protein LOC112890377 yields the protein MAATTANAVNTVTGYLKSIEPLNGTNYPSWYKDVNVAIAVCEYDLALRRDKLAEPTDPNGDRTALEKWERSDRMANMIIKNTITPSICGAIPDKDQDGNDLSAKAYLAKVEENFKSSSKTYASTLIMKMLTSQYDGQSGIREHIMSMCDMANKLKTLDMAIFDDFLVHFIMTSLPVQYSPFKISYNTQKATWSMAELISYCVEEEERQKAERMKDAVNMVSKRFGRVSMSNTPKHQAESGSNKQHKNKFKGHKSKAVSHKKTSNERLCKFCKSSKHEQKECHGFKEWLKNKGIQFDPNYKRGGAKPKSG from the exons ATGGCTGCTACTACTGCTAACGCTG TGAACACTGTGACGGGCTACCTGAAATCCATTGAGCCACTGAATGGCACCAACTATCCAAGCTGGTATAAAGATGTTAATGTTGCCATTGCTGTGTGTGAGTATGATCTCGCCTTACGTCGAGACAAGCTAGCAGAGCCCACTGATCCCAATGGTGATCGTACTGCCCTTGAGAAGTGGGAGAGATCAGACAGGATGGCCAACATGATCATTAAGAACACAATCACTCCGTCCATCTGTGGTGCTATTCCTGATAAggaccaggatggtaatgatcTGAGCGCCAAGGCATACCttgccaaggtggaggagaacTTTAAGAGTTCTTCCAAGACTTATGCTAGCACCCTGATCATGAAGATGCTGACTTCACAGTATGATGGGCAAAGTGGAATCAGGGAGCACATTATGAGCATGTGTGACATGGCAAATAAGCTGAAGACACTGGATATGGCTATCTTTGATGATTTTCTGGTGCACTTCATCATGACTTCCCTGCCAGTACAGTACAGTCCTTTCAAAATAAGCTACAACACTCAGAAGGCGACTTGGAGCATGGCTGAGCTCATTAGCTACTGtgttgaggaagaagaaaggcagaaagCTGAAAGGATGAAGGATGCTGTCAACATGGTCAGCAAGCGCTTTGGGCGTGTTAGCATGAGCAACACTCCTAAGCATCAGGCTGAGTCTGGCAGCAACAAGCAGCATAAGAATAAGTTTAAGGGCCATAAGAGCAAGGCCGTGTCACATAAGAAGACCTCTAATGAGAGGTTATGCAAGTTCTGCAAGTCATCTAAACATGAGCAGAAGGAATGCCATGGATTTAAGGAGTGGCTTAAGAACAAAG GTATTCAGTTCGATCCGAACTATAAGAGAGGGGGAGCGAAGCCTAAGAGTGGCTGA
- the LOC112890375 gene encoding predicted GPI-anchored protein 58 — MAPKRPEKDGKKKEGLIEFPPASPPEPERQEMGTDPSASVTGSVTIAVAGTTPPADVTPPPAMIAVVETPRAMRVKKAVMKKSSLSVTTRGFKPKPVSATPAPEPPAPEGPAPKEPAPETGSTLPDLPPAEPQQAKARASGEEQVPSDHLLKKLQRPQGVLETC; from the exons atggcgcccaagagaccTGAGAAGgacgggaagaagaaagag GGACTCATAGAATT TCCACCTGCTTCTCCACCCGAGCCTGAGCGCCAAGAAATGGGAACCGATCCATCAGCTTCTGTGACAGgatcggttaccattgccgtggcgggcaccactCCACCAGCTGATgtaaccccgccgccagcaatgATTGCTGTGGTTGAGACACCACGGGCTATGAGAgtgaagaaggctgtcatgaagaagtcttcgct gtctgtgaCTACTAGGGGATTTAAACCAAAGCCTGtgtcggctactccagcccccgagccaccagccccAGAAGGGCCCGCGCCCAAGGAACCAGCCCCCGAGACGGGCTCGACattgcccgacctgccacctgccgagccccagcaagccaAAGCCAGAGCtagtggtgaggaacaa GTACCCAGCGaccaccttctgaagaagctGCAGAGACCTCAAGGAGTCCTGGAGACCTGCTGA